The Anomaloglossus baeobatrachus isolate aAnoBae1 chromosome 4, aAnoBae1.hap1, whole genome shotgun sequence genome contains the following window.
tccagcgacttgcagttttttaacatctttcaaaaacgctacttgtagcgtttttgagctgcgtccaacttctgcaaattgctggatcctgactaaacagcatgcaaacgcatgtgaacgctggcgtgctgataggcaggatcctgcttgctctactgagcatgcacagaagccagccccgtgatcagtctatctctctcctccctctgtctctctcctccctctctctctgtctctccccctccctctcccccacctgagagctgcggacactcgtaaccaaggtaaacatcgggtaaccacttatcttagttacccaatgtttacgttggtaacgtgtgcagggagcccggctcctagcagctgcagacacttgtaaccaaagtaaatatcgggtatccaagcaagtatacccgatgtttaccttggttacgagcctcgcagctgtcagatgccggctcccagtctggcacgtttagttcccatcactcccgatcacatgactccaatgcccgcccctaaacatccagtgacaggatcctgcaaagtaacacatgtgttagcatgcgttttttgctgtaaaagcaggatccgcttttgccgcaaaaaaacgttcaggacgcatgttaaaaagacgtagtgtgaaagcagccttagccacaGCAATGAGTGGTGACGTATCCCACCtgcgactgcaggtaaactgacctcaggtgacctcattaaactcagtgacctcccctCAGGTCATCGTGTGGATTACaacggaactgggtgtttggggttaataagtgAGTGAAAGAggctgttttgtattttatttaaaaaaaaaaaaggattatttGGTGTTttggtttatttcttttcacttacagatttgtaatggAGGATCTCATAAATTCTGAACCGGGTTGTttcgggtttttttttaaatcaggttggaCCCGCCGATCAAGGATATCTGCGGGCTCGCCCCCATGACATACTTTTTAGAAATGATAATCACCATTTTAATTCACACAGTGTTACAAAATGGGTACAATAATAAGTATACTGACCTTCTTCAGCTTCGCTTTGGTAATGGACAATTCTTTTGTGAAGCCTGGTGTGGCCTCAGAATAACAATCCAAACCTGCACAGGCAAAAAGCACTTCTGCAATGAAGCCTTCCCTCATTGAGCTTCTGTCACGGGCATACACTGCCAGCCTCAGAGTTTTGTCCTTCAGATTCTCTGGTTTATATCCAAGAAAAGTGAATATCTGTATGCCATCTGAATCCTCTGTTTGCCCAGGGTGTGGCTCCATAAATCCAGGTAGGAGGTAGGCCTTGACAAATGAGTCTCTTTTTTGATACAATCGTTTTGGCAGATTGGAAAAACCAGTCACTGAAACAGTTAATGCTTCATCAGCCAATGAGTAACATAATGTAAAATGCACAAGAGGCTGAGACTTTTGTCTGATGGAAGAGAGTCCATTGGGATCAGTGCAAGACTGTGGCACTCTTACCAGCTGGGCATGATCACCATCTAGTGTACTTAAACCCATAATTGTGCTCCTACGCTTCAAAGCACGCTTAGTCTTTGTTGATAGGTGGTAGAGACTGGGCAGAGACGCCCTGATATGATGGTTCCTCTCAGACATACGGTTTATACCTTGTTGAGGTGGTGATACTCCTTTGGCCCCTCCTTTAGGGTTGATATCCAAAGCTTGATACTGTTGATGCATGGCAATATTAATAGGCTCTGCTAGACTGTCCGATAATTCTAAGTCCCTGTTACACTGCTGCATACAGACTTTGTCTCCACTATCAATGTTACTTGAAGGTTGTTGCTTGCGGTTCTTGTGCCAACAGATGGCACAGCCAAGCAGCATGCAGAAGCATAGAAGTGCCAGACCAGCTCCTAGCAGCACCTGCAAGTGGACTGAGTAGAAGAATTAAAATGTCATAAAAAATACGCCAAAGGTTTTTTCTTATGTATTTTCTTTCCTATGTACTTGTCATGTACATACAAAGATTTGTATACTCATGGTATATTGCATTCATTTTACACTATAGCTTTCAAGATCAGCTTGGTTATTTGCAATAATCATGGTCACGTTTTTGGACATATCCCACAAATAATTATGTGAGAATGTGAGTTCTGGCCACTTAATCTCAGGATACAATATGTAATTTTTGGGGACCATACTACAGTTTaatagcaccccctgaggaaaggatcactgaaacacgtgtcggggctttgcggtGTTCTTTGAAATT
Protein-coding sequences here:
- the LOC142303836 gene encoding synaptotagmin-4-like, which encodes MMDTESRIADFADEQISPGAVCHSVIFFCSKGMIEGVVVFLFTWLLIQVLLNKHQEVHLQVLLGAGLALLCFCMLLGCAICWHKNRKQQPSSNIDSGDKVCMQQCNRDLELSDSLAEPINIAMHQQYQALDINPKGGAKGVSPPQQGINRMSERNHHIRASLPSLYHLSTKTKRALKRRSTIMGLSTLDGDHAQLVRVPQSCTDPNGLSSIRQKSQPLVHFTLCYSLADEALTVSVTGFSNLPKRLYQKRDSFVKAYLLPGFMEPHPGQTEDSDGIQIFTFLGYKPENLKDKTLRLAVYARDRSSMREGFIAEVLFACAGLDCYSEATPGFTKELSITKAKLKKSLSTLDGFSSLTSNFKLPGQILILLQHQVLANRIKVMVQKAKNLGKLTRIPGAPDHFVSIRLIQESQVMDIKETRTASGTSPVWNAPFLFDAPVEFVQSPHLQLEFLVMQGRIYNRARILGRVVIGAGTSEAGISHWQKMCNKAPVECSHWHTLQSDVF